A window of the Pedobacter frigiditerrae genome harbors these coding sequences:
- a CDS encoding DUF4139 domain-containing protein — MKKPILFILLLFVVAAANAQNQVLFNTSLETVTVYRSGAELNHTVKVNLPAGSSEIILGNIANTIDQNSIQLSAPANVTILSTTFVRDYLKSENKSVAYIKVEDSLNIAKKDLNAIQNKKSVDENLLVLLDKNQTVGGVSSGLSVAELIKMADYYKTKQLELKNSIYAYQVLENKQQTKINKLQQQLNELSTDKSGTKGQLLLQIITKEATAAVFNLSYLSPSASWVPFYDLRAENTSAPLKIVYKANVVQYTGVDWKKVKLSLSTATPSQNGTAPLLSAWFLRFGSPNAYRTQSVQNTVQTMESRAPMQNGSNKQTADVVDRNLATANNNILNTSFDLDIPYDILSNSKAHSVTLTTYNQPVNYKYYSVPKLESDAFLLAEMANYEKLNLLPGDANIIFENTYVGKSFINPNATTDTLNLSMGRDKKIVVKREKVAEQSGTKLLGSSKKQTFTYEIRLRNGKSEAVNLLLKDQYPVSTDKSIEIELISADGAIINTETGVLTWKLTLKPGVTEKVRISYSVKYPKEQTIENL; from the coding sequence CTTCTATTTGTTGTTGCTGCGGCAAATGCTCAAAATCAAGTTTTATTTAATACTTCCTTAGAGACTGTAACGGTTTACCGATCTGGAGCTGAGCTAAATCATACAGTTAAGGTTAATTTGCCTGCAGGTTCAAGCGAAATTATTTTAGGAAATATTGCCAATACGATTGATCAAAATAGTATTCAGCTAAGTGCACCAGCAAATGTGACTATTCTTTCTACAACTTTTGTTAGAGATTATTTAAAATCTGAAAATAAAAGTGTCGCTTATATTAAAGTAGAAGACAGTTTGAATATTGCCAAAAAGGATTTAAATGCTATTCAAAACAAAAAATCTGTTGATGAAAACCTACTAGTTTTATTAGATAAAAATCAAACTGTTGGTGGTGTTAGTAGCGGCTTAAGTGTAGCCGAATTAATTAAAATGGCCGATTATTATAAGACGAAACAGTTAGAGTTAAAAAATAGTATTTATGCTTATCAGGTTTTAGAAAACAAACAGCAAACAAAAATAAACAAGCTTCAACAACAGTTAAATGAATTAAGTACAGATAAATCTGGAACAAAGGGGCAATTGTTATTGCAAATCATAACTAAAGAAGCAACTGCTGCGGTTTTTAACTTAAGCTATCTTTCTCCAAGTGCATCATGGGTTCCATTTTATGATTTGAGGGCTGAAAACACTTCAGCTCCTTTAAAAATTGTTTACAAAGCTAATGTGGTTCAATACACAGGGGTAGATTGGAAAAAAGTTAAGCTTAGCCTATCAACAGCTACACCATCACAAAACGGAACGGCGCCTTTGCTTTCTGCCTGGTTTTTAAGATTTGGTTCTCCAAATGCTTACAGAACTCAAAGTGTGCAAAATACCGTTCAAACAATGGAAAGCAGAGCTCCAATGCAAAATGGGAGTAATAAACAAACCGCGGATGTAGTAGATAGAAACTTAGCAACTGCTAATAACAACATATTAAATACCTCATTCGATTTAGATATTCCTTATGATATTTTATCAAACAGCAAGGCGCATAGCGTTACTTTAACCACTTATAATCAGCCAGTAAATTATAAATACTATAGTGTGCCTAAGTTAGAAAGCGATGCCTTTTTACTAGCGGAAATGGCTAATTATGAAAAACTTAATTTATTGCCTGGTGATGCAAACATCATTTTTGAGAATACCTATGTGGGCAAATCTTTTATTAATCCTAATGCAACTACTGATACTTTAAATTTAAGCATGGGTAGAGATAAGAAAATAGTAGTTAAACGTGAAAAGGTTGCTGAACAGAGTGGAACGAAGTTATTAGGATCTAGTAAAAAACAAACCTTTACTTATGAAATTAGGTTGAGAAATGGCAAAAGCGAAGCTGTTAATTTATTACTTAAAGATCAATATCCAGTTTCTACAGATAAGAGTATTGAAATAGAATTGATAAGTGCTGATGGAGCCATTATAAATACTGAAACAGGAGTTTTAACATGGAAATTAACCTTAAAGCCAGGAGTTACAGAGAAAGTAAGGATTAGCTATTCAGTTAAATATCCTAAGGAGCAAACGATAGAGAATTTGTAA
- the rpsL gene encoding 30S ribosomal protein S12: protein MPTIQQLVRKGRVALEFKSKSPALDSCPQRRGVCTRVYTTTPKKPNSAMRKVARVRLTNGKEVNAYIPGEGHNLQEHSIVLIRGGRVKDLPGVRYHIIRGALDTSGVAGRNQRRSKYGTKRPKPGQVAAAPTKGKKK from the coding sequence ATGCCAACCATTCAACAATTAGTTAGAAAAGGTAGAGTAGCACTGGAGTTCAAGAGTAAGTCTCCAGCGTTGGACAGCTGTCCACAGCGAAGAGGTGTATGTACACGTGTATATACTACTACCCCTAAAAAACCAAACTCAGCAATGCGTAAAGTTGCCCGTGTACGTTTAACCAATGGAAAAGAGGTGAATGCCTATATTCCTGGAGAAGGTCACAACTTACAAGAGCACTCGATCGTGTTAATTCGTGGTGGTCGTGTTAAAGATTTACCAGGTGTACGTTACCACATCATTCGTGGTGCGTTAGATACATCAGGTGTAGCTGGTCGTAACCAACGTCGTAGTAAATATGGTACTAAGCGTCCTAAACCAGGGCAAGTAGCTGCAGCACCAACTAAAGGAAAGAAAAAATAA
- the rpsG gene encoding 30S ribosomal protein S7, producing MRKSKPKKRIILPDPKFNDVQVTRFVNNMMFDGKKSIAYSIFYDAVEIAEKKTSENGLEVFKRALVNISPAVEVKSRRVGGANFQVPTEVRPDRKIALGMKWLITYARKRGEKTMKEKLAGEIVSAAKGEGAAVKKKEDTHKMAEANKAFSHFRF from the coding sequence ATGAGAAAATCAAAACCAAAAAAGAGAATTATTCTTCCTGATCCTAAATTTAACGATGTTCAGGTTACAAGATTTGTAAACAATATGATGTTTGACGGTAAAAAATCTATCGCTTACTCTATTTTTTATGATGCAGTTGAAATAGCTGAGAAAAAAACTAGCGAGAATGGATTAGAAGTATTTAAACGTGCTTTAGTAAATATCAGTCCTGCTGTAGAGGTTAAATCTCGTAGAGTTGGTGGTGCAAACTTCCAAGTACCTACAGAGGTAAGACCAGACCGTAAAATTGCTTTAGGCATGAAATGGTTAATTACTTACGCTCGTAAACGTGGCGAAAAAACCATGAAAGAAAAATTAGCAGGTGAAATCGTTTCAGCAGCTAAAGGTGAAGGCGCAGCAGTTAAGAAAAAAGAAGATACGCATAAAATGGCTGAGGCTAACAAAGCGTTCTCACACTTCAGATTCTAA